In the genome of Ananas comosus cultivar F153 linkage group 11, ASM154086v1, whole genome shotgun sequence, one region contains:
- the LOC109717828 gene encoding protein transport protein Sec61 subunit beta-like gives MVANGEAPPRGSAAAAAGLRRRRATGGGGGAGGASTMLQFYTDETAGRKISPNTVLIMSIGFIAVVAVLHVFGKLYRGPQ, from the coding sequence ATGGTGGCAAATGGGGAAGCACCACCTAGGGGAAGCGCTGCGGCTGCCGCAGgtctgcggaggcggagggcgACAGGTGGCGGTGGGGGAGCAGGGGGTGCCAGCACGATGCTCCAGTTCTACACGGATGAGACCGCAGGGCGCAAGATATCCCCCAACACTGTCCTCATCATGAGCATTGGGTTCATCGCTGTTGTCGCCGTCCTCCATGTCTTTGGTAAGCTCTACAGAGGCCCCCAGTAG
- the LOC109717097 gene encoding 40S ribosomal protein S30-like, which produces MGKVHGSLARAGKVKGQTPKMEKTNLRGKPYGRARKRMQYNRRFVTAVVGFGRKRGPNSGEKSK; this is translated from the exons ATGG GAAAGGTGCACGGATCTCTTGCGCGTGCGGGGAAGGTGAAGGGCCAAACGCCGAAGATGGAGAAGACGAACTTGAGAGGGAAGCCGTACGGCCGCGCCCGCAAGCGCATGCAATACAACCGCCGATTCGTCACCGCCG TTGTTGGATTTGGGAGGAAGAGAGGGCCTAACTCGGGCGAGAAGTCTAAATAG
- the LOC109717096 gene encoding vesicle transport v-SNARE 11-like, with protein sequence MSEVFEGYERQYCEISASLSRKCSSAAVLDGEQKKQKVSEIKSGLEEAEALIRKMDLEARSLQPSVKAGLLVKLREYKSDLNNLKSELKRITTTNANQATREELLESGMADTLAVSSDQRGRLLISTERLNQSTDRIKESRRTMLETEELGVSILQDLHQQRQSLLHAHNTLHGVDDNIGKSKKILSAMSKRMDRNKWIIGGIIAALALAILLILYFKLAH encoded by the exons ATGAGTGAAGTTTTTGAAGGGTACGAGCGACAGTACTGTGAGATCTCCGCTTCTCTCTCGCGGAAATGCTCATCGGCGGCTGTTCTAGATGGAG AACAAAAGAAGCAGAAAGTTTCAGAAATCAAATCCGGATTGGAAGAGGCGGAAGCTCTG ATACGAAAGATGGATTTAGAGGCTAGAAGTTTGCAGCCGAGTGTGAAGGCCGGATTGCTGGTTAAGCTGAGGGAGTATAAGTCAGATCTGAACAACTTGAAGAGTGAGCTTAAAAGGATTACCACCACTAACGCTAACCAGGCGACGAGAGAGGAGCTGTTGGAGTCTGGGATGGCCGATACTTTGGCG GTGTCCTCTGATCAGAGAGGAAGATTGTTGATATCAACAGAAAGGCTGAATCAGTCGACTGACAGAATTAAGGAGAGTCGAAGAACTATGTTGGAGACGGAGGAACTTGGCGTGTCGATTCTGCAGGACCTGCATCAACAACGGCAGTCTCTCTTGCATGCCCACAATACA CTTCATGGGGTGGATGATAACATTGGCAAGAGCAAGAAGATCCTATCAGCCATGTCAAAAAGAATGGACAGGAATAAATGGATCATCGGGGGCATTATTGCTGCCCTGGCGCTGGCCATCCTCCTCATCCTATACTTTAAGCTTGCTCATTAA